GGTGGGGGCGCCCCTTCCCGTACGGGCGACGGACCCGTCAGCCGGCCTTGGCGATGCCTTCCGACGCCGCCTTCCTGAGCTCGACCTCGCGGCGGCGGCGCCGGGCGAGCACGACACGGCGCTCGGCGGCGGTGAGCCCGCCCCACACCCCGTACGGCTCGGGCTGGAGCAGCGCGTGCTCGCGGCAGGCGACCATCACGGGACAGCGGGCACAGACCCGCTTGGCGGCCTCCTCCCGGGAGAGCCGGGCGGCGGTGGGCTCCTTCGACGGGGCGAAGAAGAGCCCGGCCTCGTCCCGGCGGCACACCGCCTCCGTGTGCCAGGGGCCGGCCTCGTCCTCCCGAGCGGGGACGCGCTGGGACGGCACGGCGGCGACCGAGAGGGGCTGATGCGGCATGGGCAGCACGGTCTACTCCTGACGACGGCTTCGCGAGCGAGCGACGATGCACGAGCCCTACCCGCTGTGCGCGCGCCTATGCACTGCGTGCCCCGGAGTTCCGCAGCGCGGACACCGGACGGCGAATTCCGGTCACCCCCGGGAGCACGGGAGCGCCGGTGGGCCGGAGCACCGCCGGGCCGGAGCGGCGGAGCGCCGGAAGGAGGCCGCGAGGGCGCCGGCCGTCGTGACGGCGGCCCCGGGTGTCAGTCGCCGAGGTGCTTGCGCAGCTTGTCCTGGACGCGGCCCTGGAGGTCGGTGATCCACTTGCCGCGCTTGGGCTTGGCCTCGACGTTGCCGAAGACCGCGTAGCCGTTGACCACCACGAGGGGGGCCTGCGGGTCGGCGCCCTCCAGGGTCACCACCTCGAAGTTGCCGAAGATGCCGGTGCCGCTGCCGCGCAGGCTGATGTTCTCCGGGACGCGGACCTCCACGTTGCCGAAGATCGAGGTGGCGTTGATGGTGGTGAGCCGCTGGGCGAAGATCGCCTCGGTCAGGTCGATCTCGATGTTGCCGAAGAGCGAGAAGGCGTTGGTCTTGCGGCCGACCCGCCAGCGGCCCTTGCGGGTGGTGCTGGAGAAGACCGCGACCAGGTTGTCCGCGGCGCCCTCGGTGTCCTCCGGCCCGTACAGCGGAGCGGGTCCGGGCGCGGCGGCGGACCGGGCGGCCGGCAGGTCGCGCACCAGCGGCTCCAGCTCGCCCACGGTCTTGGCGCGGTAGACGGAGTCGATCCGGTCCGAGTGCTCCTCGGCGTCGATCCGGCCCTCGGCCAGGGCGTCCCTGAGGATGTCCGCGATCCGGTCCCGGTCGGCGTCCGAGGCCCGCAGCGACCCTTCCGGATCCGCGTAGGCGGGCCGGGGCGCGGGGGCGGGCTCGGCGGGAGCGACCGGCTGCTGGGGCTGCTTTT
The DNA window shown above is from Streptomyces showdoensis and carries:
- a CDS encoding WhiB family transcriptional regulator → MLPMPHQPLSVAAVPSQRVPAREDEAGPWHTEAVCRRDEAGLFFAPSKEPTAARLSREEAAKRVCARCPVMVACREHALLQPEPYGVWGGLTAAERRVVLARRRRREVELRKAASEGIAKAG
- a CDS encoding DUF1707 SHOCT-like domain-containing protein, with amino-acid sequence MDLEKQPQQPVAPAEPAPAPRPAYADPEGSLRASDADRDRIADILRDALAEGRIDAEEHSDRIDSVYRAKTVGELEPLVRDLPAARSAAAPGPAPLYGPEDTEGAADNLVAVFSSTTRKGRWRVGRKTNAFSLFGNIEIDLTEAIFAQRLTTINATSIFGNVEVRVPENISLRGSGTGIFGNFEVVTLEGADPQAPLVVVNGYAVFGNVEAKPKRGKWITDLQGRVQDKLRKHLGD